The window ATGGATAAAATTGTGCTTTGGCAACTTTAACATCCAATTTAGAGGCTGCTAAATCAAATTCTGCTTGCCTGATATCCGGGCGATTGGCTAATAATTGTGATGGAATACCGACTTGAACCGTTGGAGGAACCAAGTCTGTGAAACTGTTTTTATCTCTTGCGATTTCTTGCGGATAACGGCCAAGTAAAAAATTAATTTTGTTTTGAGATTCAGTTATATTCTGCTCGATATCAAATTCTAAACTTTTGGAGCTCAGAACCTCTGCTTCAAACTTTCTCACCGCCAATTCTGTTACCCTGCTGGCTTGCTTTTGTATCTTCATCAGTTCCAAAGCATTACTTTGCAGAGCAATAGTCTTCTTTACAATATCTAACTGGTTATCTTGCGCCAGCAGTTCATAATACGTATTAGCTACTTCAGCAACTAGGTTAGTTACAACGAAATTCCTACCTTCCACTGTCGATAAATAACGATCAACTGCAGCTTTTTTAGCGTTGTGTAATTTATGCCAAATATCTGCTTCCCAATTTGCCTGCAAACCAAAAGCATAATCTGGCAAAATATCCGGCACTTCTTTTCCAGGGAGGATATCAGTAGAAGCATCACCCGCACCTGTACTGGTATAGCGCCCCACTTTTTCTACTCCGGCCCCAACTCGATAACCTACATTAGGCAAAATATCTCCTTTTCTAACCCTGATATCGTTTTTGGCAATTTCTATATCCTGAAGGGTAATATTTAACTCCTGATTATTTTTTAAGGCAGTATCAATTAAATCAACCAACTTTGGATCTGTAAAAAACCTACGCCATTGTAAATTTGCGGTGTTTAATGTATCCTGTGAAGCAGTAAAACCCACAGGAACATTTTTATTTTCATTTCGTTGTGCAAAATCTGGTACTTTACAAGCGATATAGGTTGCGCAAATAAAGATTAAGCCTAAACTTTTATATAAATTATTTTTGGACATTGTCTTCGATTTCTTCAGTTAATGGATCTTCTAATTCAACTTTGTTCAGTTTGTATTTTTCGGCAATGCTGGCAAATATGAAATATAAACCAGGTATAATTACAACCCCGAAAATAGTACCAAATAACATACCGCCCGCGGCTGCTGAACCAATGGTTCTATTACCAATTTTTCCCGGACCACTTGCCATCATCAAAGGAATTAAACCTGCAATGAAAGCAAATGATGTCATTAAAATTGGGCGGAAACGAACACTTGCCCCCTCCATTGCTGCCCTTAAAACAGATAAACCCTGGGCATGCCGCTGTACCGCAAACTCTACGATTAACACGGCATTTTTACCGAGCAAACCAATAAGCATCACCATAGCTACCTGTGCATAAATGTTATTTTCTAAGCCTAAGAGTTTGAGGAATAGGAATGCACCAAAAATCCCGGCAGGTAAAGAAAAGATTACAGATAGTGGCAATATGAAACTTTCATATTGGGCGGCCAGTACTAAATAAACAAAGCCTAAACAGATTAAGAAAATATAAATCGCCTCATTTCCTCTTGAAACTTCATCCTTAGAAATACCAGCCCAATCGATACCAAAACCACGAGGAAGTGTTTTTTTGGCAACTTCCGTAATTGCTTTTATGGCTTCGCCAGAACTATAACCTGGCGCTGCCTGACCGCTAATTTCTGCCGAATTGTACATATTATGCCTGGTAATTTCAGATAAACCATACACTTTTTCCATCTTCATAAATACCGAAAAAGGAACCATTTCATCGCGATCATTTTTTACCGATAGCTTTAAAATATCAGCTGGCAAAGCCCTGTATTGTGGCAATGCTTGTACCATTACCTTGTACTGGTGATCGTATTTAATAAAACTTGTTTCGTAATTACTTCCTACGAAAGTAGAAAGCGTATTCATTGCATTATCTATGGTAACCCCTTTTTGTTGGGCAATATCATTGTCAATCTTCAACATATATTGAGGAAAACTGGCACTGTAGAAAGTAAATACTGATGATAATTCCTTTTGCTTATTAAGTTCCTTTACGAAATTATTTGCAACAGTTTCCATCTTTTTATAGTCGCCACTTCCTGCCTTATCCAACAAACGAAGTTCGAAACCCCCTGCCGCACCATAACCTGGAACTGCTGGTGGCTGAAAGAATTCTACCGTTGCTCCAGGAATCGATTTTGCTTTTTGCTCAAGCTCATTTATTACATCCTGGGCAGAATTTTTACGTTCATTCCAATCTTTTAGATTGATTAAACAGGTTCCAGAATTTGATCCTGTACCCTCAGTTAAAATTTCATATCCTGCTAAAGAGGAAACTGATTTCACACCATCAACTGTCTGACAAATTTTTTGAAGCTTCTCTGCAATCTGGTCGGTACGCTCCAAGGTAGAACCTGGCGGCGTTTGAATGATGGCATAAACCATTCCCTGATCTTCATTCGGAATAAACCCAGACGGAACAATTCCGCTTAAACCCCAAATGCCCAAACAAAATACGATAAGAACAGCGAACGTAAGTAGGCGGCGGCTAACAACTTTGGTTAATATCAATTCATACTTGCCAGTAAGCTTTGCAAAACCGCGGTTAAATCCATCAAGAAAGGTATCAATAAAAGTTTTCTTTTGCGGTTTTCCATGATGATTTTTTAGCATCATGGCACATAAAGCCGGCGTAAGTGTTAGCGCAACAACACCTGATAAAATAATCGCCGTAGCCATTGTGATGGAAAACTGTCTGTAAAATATCCCCACCGGACCACTCATAAAAGTTACCGGAATAAACACCGATGCCATTAAAAATGTGATGGCGATAATAGCGCCGCTAATTTCTTTCATTGCCTCTTGCGTGGCTCGTAATGGGGAAAGCTTTGGATTGAGCGCCATTTTTGCATGGACGGCCTCGATCACTACAATTGCATCATCCACAACCACCCCAATAGCAAGCACCAATGCGAATAAAGTAATTAAGTTTAAGGTAATACCGAAAAACTGCATGAAAACAAAGGTTCCAATCAGGGAAACAGGAACGGCAATTGCCGGAATAACGGTTGAACGCCAATCTCCAAGAAAAAGAAAAACGACCAAGCCAACCAACATAAAGGCCTCAACCAAAGTGTGAATTACCTTTTCAATAGAAGCATCAAGAAATTTAGAAACGTCGTAGCTTATTTCATAATCCATTCCTTTTGGAAATGAACTGCCTTTAATTTCGGCCATTTTTGCTTTAACATCCTTAATAACCTGACTTGCATTACTACCGTAAGATTGTTTTAAAACAATCGCTGCCGATGCTTTTCCGTTTAAGGTAGAATATAAATTATAAGCTGAACTGCTGAAATCAACATCTGCTACGTCCTTTAAACGCAACATTTCTCCATTAGGATTGGACTTTAGAATGATATTTTCATAGCCTTCTTTGGTATTAAATCTTCCCGAATATTTTAGCACATATTCAAAAGCCTGAGATCTTCTGCCAGAGCTTTCTCCAGTTTTACCAGGCGACGCTTCTAAACTTTGCTCATCAAGCGATTTCATAATTTCATCAACAGAAATTTTGTACGCCTGCATCCGATCAGGTTTAAGCCATATCCGCATTGCATAATCACGATCACCTAAAATATCGGCAAAACCTACTCCATCAACCCTTTTTAACTCAGCTAATAAATTTATATCAGCAAAATTATAAAGGAAGTTTTGATTCATTTTAGGATCCTTGCTGTACAAGTTAATGTACATCAACATGTTAGATTCCTCACGCGTAATTTTAACACCTTCTCGAACCACCAAAGGCGGAAGTTTATTCGTAACTGCGGCTACACGATTTTGAACATTTAGTGATGCCTGATTTGGATCAGTACCCAAGTTAAAAACAACCTGAATACTGGCTTCACCATCATTACCAGCATCTGAAGCGATATATTTCATTCCGGGTACACCATTAAGTGCACGTTCGAGCGGAATAACCACCGATTTTATTAATAGTTCGTTATTTGCTCCAGGGTATTCTGCAGTAATATTTACTTTAGGCGGAGAGATTGAAGGAAATTGGGTTACTGGAAGATAGCTGATCGCCAACACACCAAGAAACACAATGATAAGCGATATAACGATAGAAAGGACGGGCCTTTGTATGAACTTGCCAAACATAAAATTAGTTAAGGGATTAGATTATTCTGTTTTTAATCTCAATTGTTTAATAACATCCAGGGGTTTCTGGAATTTATAGGTAATCTTATCGTCGTCTTTCACGTTTTGGACACCCTCTAATAAGATCTTATCGCCAGCAGCAATTCCATTGGTTATGATGTATAAATCTGGCAGTTCGCCGCCAATGGTGATGGCCCGCGAGTGCACTTTATTTTTGCTATCCACCACAAAAACGAAGGTTTTATCTTGGATGTCATAAGTTGCTTTTTGCGGAATAATAATGGCATTTTTTAAAGGAACAACCATTTGAATTTTTCCTGTTTCGCCATTTCTAAGCAAGTTATCAGCATTGTTAAATCTTGCTCTGAAAGCAATGTTTCCAGTTTCGCTATCAAATTCACTTTCAATTAGTTCCACTTTACCTTTTGCTTTCAACATTTCATTATTGGCAAGTAACAGGCTAACTTCTTGCTGCCCTTTCGCCTTAACTGCTGATTGATAATTGAGATATTCTGGTTCGGAAACATTAAAATATGCATAAACCTGACTGTTATCAGATAGGCTAGTTAATAGTGCGCCTTCTTCTACCATACTTCCAAGTTTTAAAGGAATACGATCGATTGTGCCATCAAATGGTGCTCTTATTTCGGTAAAACCTAAATGCATTTTAGCCATCGATGTTTCTGCATTTGCAGATTGAAGTTTGGCTTTCGCCATGGCGAGTTCATTTTTCGAAACCACATTTTTGTCGGTTAACATTTTTGTGTTTTGGAGTTCGATTTCGGCCGCCTTTGTTTCAGCCTGAGCTTTCAAAAGCTCTGCTTGCAACATTTTAGGCATAATTCTGAACAAAATCTGACCTGCTTTTACATGCTGACCTTCATCAACATAAATGTTTTGTAGGTAGCCTTTTTCTTGTCCGCGAATTTCGATATTCCGCACAGATTTAATCTGCGAAACATACTCTTTTGTAAACGAAGTATCGATTTGTAACGGCGTAGTAACCGCATAAGTAACAACCTCTTCTTTTTCTTCTTTTTTTGATGTACAACCTGTAACGTAAAGCAAAGCACTCAAAGCGAGGCACATGACATTTCTTTTCATTTTGTTTTTTTGAATAGTTTCTTTGATTTGTTTTCTTCCTAATTAATTTTTAGGGAATCAATTTAATATCCAACATCATAAAGCTATGATGCTGTTAATTATTAAATTAGAATACCCTATTTGATTAATATTGATACGAAATAACTACAGATTTATGAAGTTACAATGAAGTTCAAACCTCATCATTTAGTTACTCGCAAAAAAAGCATGTTAGCAGCAAGGAAAAATAGAAAACATATTTGTTATCTGAAGCTTAACAATAAAAATTAGATTATAAAATGGTACTTATTAATGAAAATTGAGTAAAATAAAAAAGGCAACTCTCTATTCGAGAATTGCCTTTTAAAAATGAAAGAGAATTTTTGTTCTACGTTAACTTCCTGTCCATTTTTTTAATACTACTTTTTGAGCAGGTGTTGCGTTTTCATTTATGGTCGCTTTTAACCTTACACTTGGGTTTGCTTTTAAAGTTAAAGTGATCTCTTTTTCTAAGCCATCACGTTTAATTTTTAATTTTAAAGACTCACCAATATTTTTCTTACTTACAACAGGCAAAACATCTAAAGAAAGCATAGGGCTTCTTAATTTAATATTCGATAATGCATCATTTACAGTAACATCATCTAAAGAAATAACCTCATCATTAACGTTTAAGCCACCAATCCACGCAGCCGAGTTTCTAGTTGTGGCCGTAATGGCTATTGTTCCGTTATTTGTTAATTGTCCGCTGGCACCAGTTACCGGTTTATTTGGCGTTGCATTTTCTGATGAAACATCCACCCCAGCATAAGCGAAATATTTTGCATATTCTGCATCATCAACGCCGTTTACATATTTTGCCCAAAAGTTGGTAAAATTAATGCCTGAAATTTTTTCTACCATCGCTTTAAATTCAGCATCTGTATAACCACGTTTTAAAGTTTTGCATTGTAAATACATGGCTTTCATAACATCATCTAAACTTTTTGTGCCCTTTGTTGCATTGATGATTTCTAAATCCATTAAAATTCCGATTACTTCACCTTTACTGTAATAAGAAATTGAATTGTTTCTAGAGTTTTCATTTGGACGGTAACTGATAATCCAGGCATCATAACTAGAAGAAGCAGCTGATTGATATTTTGCACCTGGCGTATTTAAAACGGTTGCTATTCCGCCAGCTAGAGCATTTACAAACCCATTTGCATCAACAAAGCCTGCTCTATGCATGTATTTGTTCTCATAATATGAAGTAAAACCTTCAGCAACCCAAAGGTTGGTGGTATAATTTTCATTATCATAATCAAACGGACCTAAGGCAACCGGACGTAAACGCTTAACATTCCAAAGGTGATGATATTCGTGTGCTACTAAGCCCAAAAAGCCTTTGTAACCGCCCTCTGTTCCATATCCATCTCTTGATGCGCCTAAAGTTGTAGAGTTTAAATGCTCTAAACCGCCACCACCTCTCAAGAAATTATGTACGATAAATAAATAATATTTATTTGGATTTTCACCATAAACTGCCGTTTCCTGATCTACAATTTTAGCCATATCTACTTTAAGTTTTTCCTTATCGTAGTTACCGCCGCCGTACATGGCTACCTCATGGCGAACGCCTGAAGCCGTAAATTCAAAAATATCCTGGTTTCCAACTTCTATCGGACTATCATATAAAATATCGAAATCCGTTGCTTTATAAGTAAAAGCTTCGCCAGCAACGGGTGTTAAACCTGTAGAAACTTTAGTCCATTTATTAAAGGGAATAATTTTTACAGTGCTTGGTGATTTAATCATTCCGTCAGGATGCATAAAAATTCCTGTAGGAGATAAAAATGCATGTGATTCATCAATAAACGGTGTACGAACCGAAATTTCAAATGCATAAACACGGTAATTGATTTTAATGTTGGCGGCCTTTGCAGAAAATATTCTCCATGTATTTTTTCTAACCTTTTCAACTTTAACTGTTTTGCCAGCAGCTGATGCTGTAAATTCTTCTACACTCTTTTCAAATTCTCTAATCAAATAAGAACCTGGTGTCCAAACTGGCATCTTTACATCAACATAATCTTTTGCTAAGCCAGAAATATTCATTTGAACTTCTGCATAATGTGCTTGTGGTTCCCTAAATGAAACCTCATAGCTAATTTTTACCTGCGCCCTGGCTGCCATAATACACGTAAGTGATAGAACTAAACTTAAAATCGATTTTTTATTAAACATATTACCGTTGTTTTGCCACAAATTTATAGTTATTGATGAGTTTTTATAACTAAAAAGGCAAATGAGATGTAAAATAATTGTGAGTATTATGAGCAATAACTCTTTAATTTAGTATCGCAAGTAGATTTATTAAATTAACACTCTAGAATTAGAATAAAGATTTTTAGTTTTGGGCAATAAGTTTATTAACTAACTTCTGATCACAGAATCAGATTGCTAACCAAATAACGCTGTAACATCCTTAATACAACGATTTTAAGCCAATACAAATTGAATATTTTTACACACTGTTTTCAATGTATAGGTTTTAAATGAAGTATTGAAAATGAACACACACACTCAAAAATGAAAAAAAGATACATTGTTTACGCTGTTTTGGCTTTAGGCTTGGCCTATTTAATTTATTATCGAATTAAAGCAAATAATAAACTAGAAGGAAAAGGAGGCGCTACTACTGCAGCAGGTAAAGGTGCAAAAGATGGTAAATCTGGCGCCTTAGCTGTTGATGGGATTATTGTCAAATTAACAAGCTTTGATACCGATTTAGAAGTAACCGGCGCTATTGAAGCAAATGAATCGGTTGTTCTTAAAAGTGAAGTTTCTGGCTTGGTTACTGGCATTTTCTTTAACGAAGGCACAACTGTTTCAAAAGGAAGTATTTTAGTAAAAATTAACGATAGAGATATTCAGGCCCAATTGCAAGAGGCTTTAACAAAACAAAATCTATCTGGCACTAACGAAAATAGAGCGCAGCAGTTGCTAGAAAAAGGAGCAATCAGTCAGGAAGAATATGATACTTCGCTTGCCGATTTAAAATCTTTAAAAGCTCAATCTCAACTAATAAGAGCTCAATTAGCTAAGGCTACAATCAGGGCACCTTTTTCAGGAAAAATTGGTTTACGAAGCATATCTGCAGGAACTTATTTAACGCCTGCAACTGTAATTGCAAATTTGGTAAGTACTAATCCGGTAAAAATCACTTTTTCGGTTCCAGAAAAATATGCCGGACAAATAAAATTAGGATCAACAATTTCATTTACTACAGATGGGTCTTCAAAAGAAAATGTTGGCAAGGTTTACGCCATAGAACCTGGAATTAATGCGGCAACCAGAACTTTACAAATTAGGGCCTTGGCTCCGAACGCCAATAACGCGTTGCTTCCTGGTTCGTTTGCTAAAATAAAACTTGCGTTAAATACTTTGCAAAATGCAATTCTTATTCCTAACGAAGCAGTAGTTCCAGTTTTAAAGGGAAAAATTGTTTACATCCAGAAAGATGGAAAAGCGAAAGAAGTTAAGGTAGAAGCCGGAACAAGAACCGATGAAAACATCGTTATTACATCTGGATTAAAGGCTGGAGATACGGTTTTAACAACTGGGTCTATGGCATTAAAAAAAGATGCGCCCGTAAAAGTTCATTTGGTTAAACAATAATTATGAGTATTTCAACCACGAGCATAAAAAGACCCGTTCTAGCGATTGTAATGAACCTCATGATTGTCCTTTTCGGGGTAATTGGTTATACATTTCTGGGCGTTAGGGAATATCCATCAATTGATCCAACGGTAGTTTCTGTTCGAACCTCGTATCCGGGAGCAAACTCGGATATTATTGAATCGCAGATTACAGAACCTTTAGAAAAATCCATTAACTCAATTGATGGGATACGGAATATTTCATCCTCCAGTAATCAAGGAACCAGTAACATCACTATAGAATTTAACCTCGATAAAAATATTGAGGAAGCTGCAAATGATGTTCGTGATAAAGTTTCGCAAGCCGCTAGAACATTACCAAAGGATATTGACGGCTTGCCTGTAGTAAGTAAGGCAGATGCAAACTCCGATCCTATTCTTTCCTTAACCATCCAAAGTGATAAAAGAAACACGCTAGAATTGAGTGATTTTGCGGAGAATGTTATCGCAGATCGTATACAAACCATTCCAGGTGTAAGTAGTGTTCAAATTCAGGGGCAACGAAAATATGCCATGCGAATTTGGATGGATCCAAATAAATTAAGCGCTTACGGCTTAACCTCGCAAGATATTGTTACTGCTTTAGATAATGAAAACGTAGAACTTCCTTCAGGAAAAATTACTGGGGCTACAACAGAATTAACAGTTAAAACTTTAGGTAAACTAACCAATGAAACGGAATTTAATAACCTCATTCTTAAAACAGACAGTAATCAGGTTATCAAGTTAAAAGATGTTGGTTATGCAGTTTTGGGTCCGGAAAATGAAGAAACAATTTTAAGAGAATCTGGTCGGCCAATGGTTGCAATTGCTATTATTCCACAGCCAGGCGCAAATTACCTTGATATTAGCAAAGAATTTTATAACCGTTTCGATAAGTTAAAAGCGGATATTCCACAAGATATAAAATTGAAAGTGGCGTTGGATAATACGCTTTTTATTAAGCGTTCAGTAACAGAAGTTGCCGAAACCATTGGTTTATCGCTGGTTTTGGTAATCTTAATTATCTATCTTTTCTTTAGAGATTGGGCCATCGCTTTCCGACCTTTAATTGATATTCCCGTATCGTTAGTATTCACTTTTTTTATCATGTACGCCTTTGGCTTTTCGATAAACGTATTGAGTTTACTGGCCATTGTTTTGGCAACCGGACTAGTGGTGGATGATGGAATCGTGGTAACTGAAAATATTTTCAAAAAGGTTGAAGAAGGCATGTCGCCAATTGAAGCGGCAATCAAGGGCTCAAATGAAATTTTCTTCGCGGTAATTTCAATTTCAATTACGCTTGCAGCAGTATTTTTACCCGTAATATTTTTACAAGGATTTGTTGGACGATTGTTTCGAGAATTTGGCGTAGTAATCGGTGCGGCAGTTTTAATATCTGCTTTTGTGTCGCTTACATTAACACCAATGCTAAATGCTTATTTAATGAAAAAAGGTGGCCATAAGCCTTCCAGGTTTTATAACTGGACGGAGCCATTTTTCGTTAAAATGAACGATGCTTATCAATCCAACTTAAATAAATTTTTAGATAGAAGATGGCTTTCTATTCCCATCATATTAGTTTGTATGGGTTTGATTTTTCTTTTCTGGAAAATTTTACCAAAAGAAACTGCGCCTTATGATGATAGAAGTGCCATAAACATTAGTGCAAGCACTCCAGAAGGCGCATCTTTCAATTATACTGATAAATTTATTATGAAATTGAATCAGTTGGTTATTGATTCTGTTCCGGAGAAAAATGTAAATATTACCATTACCTCGCCTGGTTTTGGCGGTTCAGGCTCTGTAAATTCTGGCTTTGTTAGAATGGGTTTAGTAGATCCTGAGGATCGGAGTCGTTCACAAAAAGAGATTGCAGATCAATTAACTAAAATCACTAAAAAGTTTACCGAAGGGAAAACCATTGTAAATCAACAGCCAACAATTTCTGTTGGTCGCCGAGGCGGATTACCAATTAGTTACATTATTCAAGCTCAAAATTTTGAGAAACTGAGGGAAAAAGTACCTCAATTTATGGATGCTGTTGCTAAAGACCCAACATTTACGGTATCTGATGTTAACCTGAAATTTAACAAGCCAGAAATTAACTTAACTATCGATCGGGATAAAGCTAAAAACTTAGGCGTTTCCATCGCTGCAATTGCACAAACCTTAAATTTAGGTTTAAGTGGGCAGCGTTTCTCTTACTTTTTTATGAATGGGAAACAATATCAGGTTATCGGTCAGTTTGATCGAGGCGATAGAAAAGATCCGCTAGATTTAAGCTCCGTTTATGTTCGAAATGACAAAGGAGATCTTGTTCAACTTGATAACGTAGTAACTGCAAAAGAAGAAAGTAGTCCGCCACAATTGTATAGAAATAATCGTTTTATTGCAGCTACGGTTTCAGCAGGTTTAGCACCAGGAAAAAGTATTGGAGAAGGAATTGATGCCATGGATGCCATTGCTAAAAAAGTATTGGATGAAAGTTTTTCTACCGACTTAAGTGGCGAATCGCGAGATTTTAAGGAAAGTTCTTCAAACACATTTTTCGCTTTTGGTTTAGCCCTTTTATTGGTTTACTTAATCCTCTCTGCACAATTTGAAAGTTTTAAAGATCCGGTAATTATAATATTAACCGTACCAATGGCAGTTGCCGGCGCATTTTTATCGCTTTGGTTATGTGGCCAAAGCTGGAATATTTTTAGCCAGATTGGTACCATTATGTTAATCGGTCTAGTAACTAAAAACGGAATTTTGATTGTAGAATTTGCCAATCAACTTAAAGAAAAAGGAATACCAATTCCAGAGGCTATTCGCGAAGCTTCCGTATCTCGTTTGCGGCCTATTTTAATGACGAGTTTAGCCATTGCTATTGGTGCGCTACCTATCGCGTTAGCATTAGGTGCTGCTGCAAAAAGTAGAATGAGTATGGGAACTGTAATTGTTGGTGGAACGTTGTTTTCACTGATTTTAACCTTATTTGTTATTCCAGCCATCTACTCTTACTGGGCAAAACCATATAAACCAAATAAGGAATTGAAAGAAGCACATCGTTTTGAAAAGGAAGCTTTAAACATAGAAGATTAAGATGAGCAAAATATTAAACCTACTTATATTCATACTGAGCTTATCGTTCTCTGCCATGGCGCAAGAAAAGCTTAGTTTGCAGGAAGCAATAACGATAGCACTGCAAAATAATTACGATATAAAAATTAGTAAAAACGAAACTAACATTGCCCGAAACAATGCAAATATTGGCAATGCAGGCATGTTACCAAATATAACCGGCGATTACAGTAATGGTGGAAGTGTTCAAAACACTAGGCAAACGCCAATAACCGGTCCTGATAGGGTAATCAATGGAGCACAAAGTACAAATAACAGTTATGGTGCGGATTTAAACTGGACCGTTTTTGATGGTTTCACGATGTTTGCCAATTACGAAAGACTAAAAGAATTACAGAAACAAGGTGAATTGAATGCAAGATTAACCATTTTAACCACAGTGGCCGATGTTATTGCTGCCTATTATGATATTGTAAGGCAGCAACAACTTGTAATTGCTGCAGATAGCGCTTTGGATGTATCGGTACTTCGAACTACTATTGCCAAGACAAAACTTCAACTTGGTCGGGGTGCAAAACTAGATGTATTAACGGCACAAGTAGATTATAATGCGGATACATCAACTTATTTACAAACCAAAAATTTTTTACAGGTAGCTAAAGTTCGTCTAAATCAGTTAATGGTGAGGGATATCAGCACAAATTTTTCTGTAACAAATGATATAAATGTTGATAAAGGAATATTATTTAGCAAGCTGGCAGAAATGGCTGAGCAGCAAAATCCCAACGTTCAAAACGCATTTATAAATCAAAGAATTGCAGCATTAAATTTAAAATCTATTCGCGGAGCTCGATATCCGGTAATAAGTTTAAACTCTGGTTACAGTCGGGCTCGAAGTACTAGTCCTACAGGATTTAACCCGAAATTTGCAGCCAACGGACTAACTTATGGCTTAACGGCAAGCATTAATATTTTTAATGGCTTTTTACAAAGACAGCAAGAACGGAATGCAAAAATTGATATTGAAAACGCTAATTTAAACTTTGGCAAAACCAAACTTGATATCAGCACTCAATTGCTAACGGCTTATCAAAACTACAGCACTTACTTAGATTTGATAAAATTAGAACAGCGAAATGTTGATATAGCAAAAGAAAGTTTAGAAATAACGCTAGCAAAATATCGCTTGGGCAGCATTGCACCTTTAGAATTAAGAGAAGCACAACGAAACGCAATTGATGCACAAAACCGATTTATAGAGATGCAATATCAAGCTAAAATAGCGGAAACTACGTTGAAAGAAATTAGTGGAAATATAAATTTGTCTAATTAATTTTTATATTTATTATCATGATACTTGTAGCAGATAGTGGCTCTTCAAAAACTGATTGGATGGGCTATCATAACGGGCAAACCATAAGTTTTAACACATTAGGCATAAACCCTTATTTTTTAAGCGAACTAGAAATCCCGAAACTACTCCTTAAGAATGAAGATGTTGTTCGCTACGCTGAAGATGTTAAAGAAATTTATTTTTTTGGCGCTGGG is drawn from Pedobacter mucosus and contains these coding sequences:
- a CDS encoding TolC family protein, with protein sequence MSKNNLYKSLGLIFICATYIACKVPDFAQRNENKNVPVGFTASQDTLNTANLQWRRFFTDPKLVDLIDTALKNNQELNITLQDIEIAKNDIRVRKGDILPNVGYRVGAGVEKVGRYTSTGAGDASTDILPGKEVPDILPDYAFGLQANWEADIWHKLHNAKKAAVDRYLSTVEGRNFVVTNLVAEVANTYYELLAQDNQLDIVKKTIALQSNALELMKIQKQASRVTELAVRKFEAEVLSSKSLEFDIEQNITESQNKINFLLGRYPQEIARDKNSFTDLVPPTVQVGIPSQLLANRPDIRQAEFDLAASKLDVKVAKAQFYPSLGISATVGFQAFNPAYLIRTPESLLYSLAGDLAGPLINKNAIKAEYLTANAKQLQAVFNYEKTILNGYMEVANQLSSISNLQKSYDLKAKQVVALTQSIEISNDLFRSSRADYFEVLMTQRDALQSRLELIDTKKQQLNAVVNIYHALGGGWK
- a CDS encoding efflux RND transporter permease subunit; translation: MFGKFIQRPVLSIVISLIIVFLGVLAISYLPVTQFPSISPPKVNITAEYPGANNELLIKSVVIPLERALNGVPGMKYIASDAGNDGEASIQVVFNLGTDPNQASLNVQNRVAAVTNKLPPLVVREGVKITREESNMLMYINLYSKDPKMNQNFLYNFADINLLAELKRVDGVGFADILGDRDYAMRIWLKPDRMQAYKISVDEIMKSLDEQSLEASPGKTGESSGRRSQAFEYVLKYSGRFNTKEGYENIILKSNPNGEMLRLKDVADVDFSSSAYNLYSTLNGKASAAIVLKQSYGSNASQVIKDVKAKMAEIKGSSFPKGMDYEISYDVSKFLDASIEKVIHTLVEAFMLVGLVVFLFLGDWRSTVIPAIAVPVSLIGTFVFMQFFGITLNLITLFALVLAIGVVVDDAIVVIEAVHAKMALNPKLSPLRATQEAMKEISGAIIAITFLMASVFIPVTFMSGPVGIFYRQFSITMATAIILSGVVALTLTPALCAMMLKNHHGKPQKKTFIDTFLDGFNRGFAKLTGKYELILTKVVSRRLLTFAVLIVFCLGIWGLSGIVPSGFIPNEDQGMVYAIIQTPPGSTLERTDQIAEKLQKICQTVDGVKSVSSLAGYEILTEGTGSNSGTCLINLKDWNERKNSAQDVINELEQKAKSIPGATVEFFQPPAVPGYGAAGGFELRLLDKAGSGDYKKMETVANNFVKELNKQKELSSVFTFYSASFPQYMLKIDNDIAQQKGVTIDNAMNTLSTFVGSNYETSFIKYDHQYKVMVQALPQYRALPADILKLSVKNDRDEMVPFSVFMKMEKVYGLSEITRHNMYNSAEISGQAAPGYSSGEAIKAITEVAKKTLPRGFGIDWAGISKDEVSRGNEAIYIFLICLGFVYLVLAAQYESFILPLSVIFSLPAGIFGAFLFLKLLGLENNIYAQVAMVMLIGLLGKNAVLIVEFAVQRHAQGLSVLRAAMEGASVRFRPILMTSFAFIAGLIPLMMASGPGKIGNRTIGSAAAGGMLFGTIFGVVIIPGLYFIFASIAEKYKLNKVELEDPLTEEIEDNVQK
- a CDS encoding efflux RND transporter periplasmic adaptor subunit, encoding MKRNVMCLALSALLYVTGCTSKKEEKEEVVTYAVTTPLQIDTSFTKEYVSQIKSVRNIEIRGQEKGYLQNIYVDEGQHVKAGQILFRIMPKMLQAELLKAQAETKAAEIELQNTKMLTDKNVVSKNELAMAKAKLQSANAETSMAKMHLGFTEIRAPFDGTIDRIPLKLGSMVEEGALLTSLSDNSQVYAYFNVSEPEYLNYQSAVKAKGQQEVSLLLANNEMLKAKGKVELIESEFDSETGNIAFRARFNNADNLLRNGETGKIQMVVPLKNAIIIPQKATYDIQDKTFVFVVDSKNKVHSRAITIGGELPDLYIITNGIAAGDKILLEGVQNVKDDDKITYKFQKPLDVIKQLRLKTE